The nucleotide sequence ATCGGCAGCAGAGAACGAAACTTTACCGACATGGAATCTCTAccctcctccaccacctccacaTTGGCATTGGAAACCTTCTCAAGGTAGTGTTTTACCTGAGCCAACCTCTTCCGACGGTGCGACTACATCCAAAGATAAAGCTTCTACAAGCGAAAGTGGTATTcaacaattcaaatttgaagattgtCTAATTCATGAAGAGGATAAAGAACACGAGTTTCACttgaatgatgaaggtgtCTTCTCAGTCTACCCCGCTGATACACCTCAACCCAACGTTCCTGCCACCGGTGCAGGAAATACTGAAAAGGTAGAATTTGACATCAAGGGTAAAACACCTTTATCAAGGATTCCTTCACTCAAAGAATACTTCACAGATTTAGATTACCTGTTAGGCGTATGTTCTGATGGACCTGCCAAATCTTTCGCATTCAGAAGATTGAAGTATCTCGGTAGTAAATGGAGTTTGTATTGCCTTTTGAACGAGTATCAAGAATTGGCAGATATGAAAGCTGTACCTCATAGGTGGGTTGTTCATTTTCACTGACCTTAAAGCATCCCACATTGCAATCAACTGACAAGGATGAATCATCAGGGATTTCTACAATGTGCGAAAGGTTGATACTCATATACATCATTCTGCAAGTATGAATCAAAAGCATTTATTACGATTCATCAAgtcaaagctgaagagAAACCCAAACGTAAGTCTTCCTGTTTGTCGAAATGTACCTGAAAACCAACAGCTGACAATTGAGGTGTTTAGGAAATCGTCATTCACAGAGACGGAAAGGATCTCACTTTGAAGGAAGTTTTCGAGTCGCTGAACTTAACTGCGTACGATCTTTCCATTGACACGCTAGATATGCATGCTCACCAGGTGAGCTTCTTGGCTAATTTTTCCGTCAATGCCGAGTCTAGCTGAACAGATTACTTGTATAGGAATTCCATCGATTTGATCGATTCAACGATCGATATAACCCTACTGGATCTTCGCGTTTAAGAgaaatcttcttgaagACTGATAATCTGCTGAAAGGGAAATATCTTGCTGAATTGACTCAAGGTCAGTCAGCTAATTACTCGCTGTCCCTcgtaattgaaatttagCTGACTCAATCCAATATGGCAGAACTCATCGCGGATCTTGAACAAAGTAAATACCAAGTTTCGGAATGGCGTTTATCGATCTATGGAAGGTAAGTTAGCCAGTCTGCATCGATTCGCGGTCAAATTGCTGATCAACTCTCTTCATATCTAGGAATCTGCAAGAATGGGATAAACTCGCCAAATGGgtaatcaacaacaagctTGTTTCGCATAATGTTAGATGGTTGATACAAGTACCACGGCTGTACGAGGTGTACAAGGGTTCTGGCCTCGTTAACAATTTCGAGGATGTAGTCAAGAGTAAGCTGAAGCATGATGATTCTTCATCGACCTAGCTGACTTGTCAAATTACCAGACGTCTTCCAACCGTTATTCGAAGTTACTAAAGATCCCTCATCGCACCCCGAATTACATATTTTCCTGCAACGAGTGGTCGGGTTTGATAgtgtagatgatgaatcgaAGCCTGAAAGAAGGTTATATAGGAAATTCCCGACAGCCAGAATGTGGGATACGAATCAAAGTCCACCATACAGTTATTGGTGAGCTGCTCTTGAGTGTTGCCTGTGCACACAGTCAGCTGACATTGGCGTAGGATATACTATATGTACGCCAATATGgcttctttaaattcttggagaagatcaagaggaTTTAGTGAGCTTCTAGGTCCATCGTGAAGCCAAAAAAGCTCATCATTGCGTCGCAGATACTTTCGTTCTTCGACCACATTGTGGAGAAGCTGGTGATCCAGATCACTTGTCATCAGCTTTCTTGACAGCCCATTCTATTTCACATGGTATCTTACTTCGTAAAGTACCGGCTCTTCAATACCTCTTCTACTTGAAACAGATTGGTTTAGCTATGAGTCCGTTATCGAATAACGCGTTGTTCCTTACATATGAGAGAAATCCATTTAAGGATTACTTCAAGATTGGATTGAATGTCTCGTTATCTACCGGTAAATGCTGTTTAGTCCGTACCAGATATTAAACATGAAGATAGCTGATCAGACAGTATATATTCGCTTCTAGATGATCCCCTCCAATTCCACTTTACCGCATCGCATTTATTGGAAGAGTATTCTTGCGCAGCCCAGATATATAAGCTTACCCCAGCGGATATGTGTGAATTAGCGAGAAACTCAGTGTTACAAAGCGGATGGGAAATGCAAGTTAAGAAGCATTGGATAGGTCAGAAGTGGTATATGCCCGGTGCTGCTGGTAACGATATCCACAAGGTGAGTCGCTGCCTCAGCTTGGGTCTCTTCACTCAAGCGAAAGGAGGGAGGGAAGGTAGCTGAATTCGTTCGATCTTCAGACCAACGTACCGACTATAAGGCTAGCTTACAGACATTCCACCTTATTGGAAGAACTGTAAGTAAATTACTAGGCTTGCCCAAGCGATTTGCCACTAATTCGCTCTTCGATCAGTGCGTTGATTCGCCATGGACAAcattcaccttcagcaaCTCCTACTCATCTGAAACAAGCGTCTTCAGGCCAATTACCTGTCGTGCCTCAACCCCATTCGCCCAAGGATTCCAAGAGACCAGGTTTGACCACTCACCCATCTGATGTAGCTGCTGCAGCCATGTCAATGACAAACTCAGCGGTCTACGGTCAAGGTGAGACCCATACTATCGCTCCGCATTTGGTTGGCGGAGTTGGCGCTTTGGATGAAAGAAGTAAGAGAAGAAGCATGAGTCAGATTAAGCCTGGTGTTGGTAATGGAAGTGTTACACCTCTTTCGAATGATCAAGTCCACCAAGCTAGGCGATAGATTCTTGGATTTGcttgattgattttatacTATAATTTGAGCTGTCAGTTTTGTCTCATTTTGCataatttattagattgtgtatatatatgaagAGTAATGAGGTGTTAATGCATTAAGTCgtatttaataaattatgaTATAGTGAGAATAAGCAGGGATACgtgaaaattgaatataaataaaattgtCCGTCAAATGCCCATGGTATAGATTTAAGAAAAGGGTATACCAATATTATGGTATTCAaatatatctatatatatctatGTAAATTGTATTGAAAATTGTCCATGAAAATCACGAAAAGAgtaaaaaggaaaattgTAAACTTGTTTTTATCCGAAAAATAATTCCTctgatttaaatttgtCTTATAAACTTTTaatatttattatattgtctaattttagaatttctaattctatttgatgaaaatgatcttttatttaaaatttgttTAGTGActgatttatatttaaaatgttgttcttgttcttcacAAATTGtaccattattatttaatttaaaaccTTTTAAacaattttgaattttacATTTTCCAAAATTACATGAAATTCCATTTGTACCTTTTAAACTTGTAcaatcaattccatttgaaaCTGCTAATGGATTATTATAAGTTGGTTCAGGATACATACAACCACCacctaaaaaaaattaaaataaaaaataaaaaatttaataaattataaaatttcaaaatcatccCTTTTTTATAATTGGAAGCGAAAACTTACAagattcaatatcattttgagtATCAATACATTCCCATAATCCACTACCTGATGAACCAATTGAACATTTTGATAAACCAATTGGACAATTTTCTGAAcgttttgaatttaattgaattggTAATCCAGAAGGACATGTataagttgattttgaataacATTGATTATTACATAATATTTCTGTTGAAGAACAATTTGGTATTAATTTACATTGACCATTTGAATctaatgttgaatttggtaaacAACATGTTGTACCTCCAGTTAAAACGTATCCTTCATTACAAGCTTTTTAAAACATCATTAAAAAATTAGCCTTGTActttattgataaaatatTATGACTTACCTCTTGCACAACAAGATCCTCCTACAGGTTGTAAATCATGATGAGAATTGGTTAATGAGATTGAAGCTGCTAAACAAGTTTCAACAACATTGAAATTATATACACCAGCTTGTAAACCCAATAAACCAGGTTGGGTCTATTAAAATAAAGAAGCATATATCagtttttttcttttcttcctttaaTGAGTAATGAGATACTTACAGAAGAAGCAATATCAGCAGCAGCAGTACCATTAAAAATTAAACCACCTGAAGCGTAAACTCCAACATTTGCATCAACTCCAGCAAGTCCAACTGATGAAGTAGCATCAACGCAAATACAAGCACCAGCATCAAGATCAACTCCtgtattttgatcaatcaatcctCCACCAATATTAGCAGCTTCATTTACATGAATAGAAGTTCCAATTCTAACACAAGTATTAACTAAAActtctaaatttaattttgaaactTCAACTACTGTTCCACCTAATGTTGTTACTGTTCCACCAACTACTCCACCTAAACCTGATACAGTTCCACCTAAAGATCCACCAACAGTATTACCTACTCCACCTAATAAACCACCTAAAGATCCACCTAGATCACCAACTGTTTGACCTAATCCACCTACTAAACCATCAAGTAAACCTCGAGAGTCAATCTCTGagtttgatgatgaagtggCAGTTGATCTTGGAATTCTTTCTGAGGAGATTGATCGAGCAGTAACGCTTGTTACGAGGAGAGGTAAGATTGAAACGAGAAAAAGCATCTTGAGTATTTAATTGAGTATATTCTTATTTGAATAGCCAGTAAGTGCTGTTTAATTGCGTCGGAAATAgttgattgaatttataaagTCTTAATGATAGTGAGTCGAATACGGAGTGTTGGTCAGATCTATGGAGGCGTGTAGCTTATGTTGTTCGTTGTAATTGAAAGAGCGTGATTGTAAATGAGTGTGGGtatatccttctttctctgaACTATCTAGTCGGTTGAAAGGAAGGATAAAGTTGGATCTAGTTTCTCAGAAACGGAAAGAGTGAAATGaggaaatatcaaataacCTATATCATGTAAACAAcagaaggaagaagaagaggataaGGAGTCAAAGTTAACGAAACTATAAGGTCGGGGAAGGAAAAAGTAAATAGGAACACAGGACATCCATTGCAAATATATTAATTCTCAACGTCCTGATTGACTTTTCAGGATTGCCAAGAATCAACATGAAACGGAATGTAGACATAAACAAAATAATTCTGGCCTAAGATGGTCGTCATCTGGAATATCCAAGCATTGAAGTGTTAGGAAGTTCGATTGAAAATAAACTTTTCACATGATTGCGAATGATGATTAAAGCATTCTCATTCAGTATACATGGATGAAACTGATATCCTTATTCAACagtgatattgaaaatcgCCACAAAATGATTGACTGAATGACATTCAAATCATACCTGAGTGGATGTAATCTTATCTGAATCATCGAAAATATGCCACTTAGTCAAATAATCGTTTCACCATGCTTATTTTCCCCTGGGTTGTTAGATGAAACATTTTAGGCGGAATTGGAATATCAGTCTATAACATGATGCAAAATCCATTATTCTCCGTCTTCCATAATCTGTGGTATCACTCGAGATCTCTGTCCTGGCTCGAGGGCAGGCAAATTCTGCATGACTAAGTTGTTCATCGTCAATCTTTGTTCAACAAAAATTGAAGAGTTATGCCAACGTTCAGGGGAAACTATTGAGTTGCTGCAAGTCACATTCCAGGATCATACTCCGATCTATGGCCATCCTTAGAGCATTCGCACATGCTCGTGTCTGATGACAAGCTGTCCTCTGCCGACACGTTGCTACCCATGGCAATGAGGCATCTTGACTAGATACATGAATGAGACCGTTCCGTAAGATTATCTGGCTTATTTCAACTGCCACAGACAACGATCAATTCGATGATTCACGTGTGATACGCGTGTTTTTCCAGTGGAGGTGGGAGCGCGTCTCTGGTTTCTTCCATTTCGAACATTTCAAAACTGAAATTAcaatagcttcttcaactttccGATATTAATCTCGTTACAAATATAGTCACTCTTCACGACTTCTACTTCTTACCTTATCGCAAGTTTCAGCTAACAGCTAGAGAAAAGGATTGAAGATGTCGTTAAAAGTACCAAAAGCTGGTGGACCAGACCTTTTCAAGGCTGGTTACAAGGTACGTCAGTTTTCATTCCATCATCTCAAACGgtcaaattacaaataGCCTTAATCATGAAATCACtcttgttcatcttctcaGACGATGATCAAATACTGATGCTTTATCTTCTCAAATAGCACATGTCCGGCTTGGAAGAAGCTGTGTTGAGGAATATAGCTGCTGTCGGAGAGTTGAGCGAGATTGTCAGGACTTCATTCGGTCCCAATGGTGAGTTGTTCACCATATAGCTGGCAACATGCACGCTTGATGCCTTTCCATAATAAAACATGGAGGAGCTAATGCATCTCATGTCACTGATAGGTCGAAATAAgctcatcatcaatcactTGGGAAGACTTTTCGTAACTTCAGATGCAGCAACCATTATTCGAGAAATTGAAGTAGCTCACCCTGCTGCTAAGCTGCTAGTGATGGCAAGTACAGCACAAGAAGCTGAGGTAAGTGACCCCCCGAGACCCTCGATTGAGATTGAGGCAACTATAAAGCGGACTAATTCTGGCTGATCAGATGGGAGACGCTACAAATTTGGTCTTAATATTCGCTGGAGAATTGTTAAAGAGGTCAGAACACCTATTGACTATGGGATTACATCCCTCAGACGTAATTCTAGGGTACGAGATGGCTTTAGCTAAAGGTAGAGAAGAACTCGAAAGTGAGTGACGAGCATATACTAATAGCGAAGGAAGGCTGAAAACCTAATAATATATAATAGCCCTTATCTCCTCCACAATCCCCTCATCCCCCTTACCTACCGCTGAGACACTTTCAAAAGCGGTAGCTACATCCCTTGCATCCAAGCAGCCAGGATGTGAGGATTTCTTATCCGACCTTGTAGCGGAGGCATCTCTTGCCGTTATGCCTAAGAACCCTAAGGATTTCAACGTAGACTCAGTCAGAGTAGTAAAGGTCTTAGGTGGTGGATTGGAAGCCAGTCGAGTTGTAAGGGGTATGGTCTTCGGTAGAGAGcctgaaggtgagtcagctgAACCGCAGTCTCGAATCTCCCTGCAAGCAAGCTGACAAATGTCATGTAGGTATCGTCAAGAACGCTACGAAAGCCAAAGTTGCCGTGTACACCTGTGGTCTCGATATCTCACAAACTGAAACAAAGGGAACTGTGTTACTGAAGAAGGCGGACGACTTGCTGAACTTCTCGAGAGGAGAGGAGAAACAATTAGAAGGAGTGAGTATTTATACAGTAGAAGTCATCGGTCATTTCAGAGCAAACTAACCCGTTGATTGCAGTATTTCAAAGAGATCGCTGATTCCGGCGTCAAACTTATTATTGCCGGTTCAGGTATCGGAGATCTTGCTTTACATTACCTCAACAGATTGAATATTGCTGTCATCAAGGTTCTATCCAAGTTTGACCTCAGACGATTATGCAGAGTCGTTGGTGCTACACCCCTCGCTAGGTTAGGTGCCCCTACACCGGAAGAAGCAGGTATGGTGGATGTATTTGAGACTGTCGAGATTGGTGGAGATCGAGTCACAGTATTGAGACAAGAAGAGGGCGAGAAGACTCGAACAGCCACTATCGTTTTACGAGGAGCAACAGCAAATTACTTGGATGACTTGGAAAGATCATTAGATGATGGAATCAACACAGTCAGAATCTTATTGAGGGATGGAAGACAAGTACCAGGAGCTGGatcaagtgaaattgaagtaGCAAGGCGTGTAGCAGAATACGGTGGAAAGACTTCAGGTTTAGCTCAAcattcaattaaaagatgGGCTGAATCTTTGGAAGTTGTTCCTAGAACTTTAGCTGAAAACGCAGGTTTGAACGCAGAAGATGTagtttcatcattataCAAATCACATACTGAAGGTCAAAGTGATGCTGGTGTAGATATCGAATCCGAAACAGACGGAGTGGTAGAATCGACAAAAGCTAAAGGTATACTTGATCCTTTCGCTGCTAAAGATTGGGCTATCAAGCTTGCTACGGATGCTGCTATTAGTGTACTTAGAGTGGATAGTATTATCGTAGCTAAACAAGCTGGGTTAGCTCCTCCTAAACAACAAGGTCATTGGGATGATGATTAGTTTGATTCTCTCAACGGTTTGTAGAGTTGACGATGGAAAGAAATTGGATGTAATgcatatacatatacagGATCACTGGATTGTACAGATAGGTCCGGGGGGATCGGACATAGCTGTACCGCCCTTCTCCACTTTTTGCATGACGATCTGGTCATCAGGCAATTAAGTCAATCGAGCGATAAGAACAGCTAGGAAAAAATCATCTCACTTACAGGTACCATGACACCACCAGGTAATTTCGTACCCATTGGTAAAACCATAGGAAAATCAGCTACTGATGACATTGGTAAAACTGCTCCTCCAGGTAAAGATGTTCCTGCTGGTAAACTATATTCAGTCAATTTATGAGTGATTGTTTTCTTAGTGATTGATGAATGTAAACTCACAATACACCTTCGGTACTGATAATCGGCAATTGTTTGTAAGTTAATAGTAATTACATTTTTACATGGAGAAATGATTGGGAGGATTATTAAAACTTACATTGTATGATATGCATGATATTTTATACCATATCCATCAGGTACAATTGCGTTCtagaaaaaaataaaataaaaataaaaataaaaataaaaatattcGATTATCAATATTGGCAATGACATTTGTAAAATTACTTACTGGAATAGGATCTTCAACTGTTACTGCGAATGGATGATCTGGTTTACCTGATCCTACACCAGGTGGTAATGGAAATTTCGTTTTTTCTCTTGGATCTGACATcttgtatatatatcttcGATTTGAagttttaatttatttatgCGATTTTGTTTATAACAGAACATTGACTGATAATTTCCTTGAAATATCAGTGATGAATGAATTTTATCATACTTCAGTATTTGAACTGCATTGCGGATCAAGTTTATTTTGTATtaattatcatttcttaCAGTCGAATATCAAAGGACGGATCCATAATTGTTAAAGGGGAATTGTAAGAAAGGATAAACCGCTGATAGAAAAGTACAACTTTTCAAGTGAGATGCATTTCTATCAACTTATGCATCCTTTTCTTCCCATCTATATTGTCTATTAGaacaatttgattatcctcttattatatatttatatatttataaTAGAGATATTGTTAGCGATGTTGTCTGCGATTCATCCCGAATATTCGCAAATCTTTCGCACAGCTCGTGTGCAGAGCCTGCCTATGCCTATACCGTGAGTccttcaaatcaataaagTTCTCTATTCCGCAATTTCgtcaaccttcttcaccttctttctttcgtTATCTCTTATAATCTCCAATTGTAAAGCTTTCAACATAGCATAAGCGAATTCTAATCTTGGTGTAATTATACTATTCATCTTGGCTATTTTAAGTACAGATCCAACAATCACTTCCACTTCGAATGGTCGATTTTGTTCAACGTCAATTAATAAAGAGTACTTATGTCCTACTCCACGTTCTCTGGCTGTACTTGTAAGCTACATTTCACTGGAAATTAGCTTCTATGCACATGTAAATAGACAGACGAGGTTGATTACATACAACTGTCCATGCTCTATCAACTACACTTTGAGCATCACCCATAATATCACCAGCGGGATATTGAATCATCCCTTCATATAATAAGCCAGATTGAAATCCGATATCAACTATCTCTTTGAAGTAATCTTTGATATATCCTTGTTCGGTAGGTTCGAGATAACTGAATTGTAAGGCTGTATGTCGGATCAAACCAGTGACAACTGCCCAAGCTGCATTCCATACGTTCTGAATCATCGGGGAACCGAAAAAACACATGAGTCGGTTTGAATTAGCTGGAAAGGGATAAGAGAAAATCTACGTACCTTCAGATATCTGATTGAATCAATTCGATCCGTAGAATACACAAAGGCTTCTCCTGCTTTCAGAAGATCTACCCAAAGATTCAATGCGTCACTATCCCTCTGTGAGAATATCCTTTGCGATTCTTCAGATCCTTTAGGTGGTAAGGGCGGGTATAATCCGGTTACCAGAGTATCCTGAATTTTATAGTCAGCTTCCTATGATTCAAGAGAGAATGCCAAAGCTGAACTTACATTTCCTCTCCATCTTACAAGACTGCCCTCAGTGACAACACCTATCCAAGCTGGACTTGACATCACAGGTGTACCAAGATGTTTGACCGCTTGATACAGATCCTCTTCAATTCCTAGTCCATTCTACAACAATAACCAGCATGTAAGCATAATTAGCACGATCATTCGGAAGACCTGCATATAGCTCACCTGTATCAAATTCCAAGATCCAATTTGTCCACTTGCGATAGTGTCTTTTAACAATTCAGAATTGGGTAATACGTCAGGTAAACATTTAGTGCATACAATGCAGATAAGGTATTGTTTTCCATTTTTAAGTGCTTCAGCTTGAGACTTGAAGACTGTGGattgaaaattatattaTCAGCTGTAGGCCGTATGCGACAAGCTAGACTGAGCTGACCTTGGTAAGGTTTCCAATTTTCTATTATACCGAATCTATCTGTATGAAGGGTAACGCCTGTAGTGGTATAAAGGTCATAATTGGATCGAGCGACTGCGGTCACCCTGGCTTTTCCAGACTACAGAGATAAGCATACAGTCAGCGAAAGACATAGGTGAGATGTCAAAGTGCGGAGCATCTGACCCTTTCCAGAAGATAGGCGTAAACTGAACCGATTGATCCTAGCCCAATTAGCAAGATATCAACTGGCTCAGAAGAGGATTCGTTGCCTGTAGGAAGATTCGTCATATTGGTCGATGTGACAAATTTTAACCGGTCAGGTCAACTAAGCTAGGTGTTATCTACGAGAAGACAGTCTGTATCAGAGACAAACATACTCGTTTCTGGTTGACGGACTGGAACTGCTTTTGAACTTTTCTTCCTGCTCCTCTTCTCGGGCACGCAATTGCATGTGGTTATCAACTGGTCATCTCGGCTTTAACCGATAAGGGATTATCACGTGACATACAAGACTTACAACATGATAGACCCCATTGTAATCAAGTCCACGTCATTGTCATGTTGGCTATAATCAAAAGGATGTGATTTTATAATTGCGGAATTCTCCGCAAAGTTGGCGGAAAGCGGCATTCACCGTTTTAGGATAATAAGAATAACTGTGATAGGGTACAACTCATCCCCCAAGTTCACTTCCCACCCTCGCTTCCCCCGCATATATCATAAAATACAACAACACATACACCATACACCATACGCCATACATATACATCAAGCAGTAGCGTATAAGAACAATCCCCTCCTCATCTAGAGCTTTGCATCACCATGTCCTTCAGTTCACCGTCATTACCGCCTATATCAACGTTATCAGCAGCATTAGAGAACGGTAGTAATTCACCTATGATAATCGCGCCTGAATTAATGGGAGAAGAGGGGGAACCGCCGACAATCAATCGTCGTTCAGCCGAAGCTGGTTTGGACGGTACAGTCGTGacaaataatcaagatcatGGTATAAATAGTAATGGATATCAATCCTCATCTGCACGAGATGAACCAAGTGGATATGGATCTGGAGTTGGAAATTATTCACACAATGGTGGAAGACATCATCATCCGTGGGAGGAAGGATATAGAGATCAACATGAACCTTTATCATCTGATTATCCTCAAGCTCCTGTGGACAATGCCGATATGGCCGATTTAGGTCAAGGTGACttgaaagttgaaaatggaaaCGATAGTGATAAACCAAAACCACGAAAACGTGCTCGAGTTAGTAAACCTCGACAATCAAAAGATGGACGAAATGGaggattgaaagatgatggtaTACCCGAAGAAGGTGTCTTAGATTACGCTGATCCTTCGGGAGATTTCAAACTTGGTCCGGTTTTCGTACATCCTCCCAAAGGCGCAGCTCAAGCTTGTGTAAGATGTCACAAGATCAAAAGGAAGTGTGATAATGCAAGACCAAGATGCGCAGGTTGTAGTAAAGCAGATGTTGCTTGTGTGTTCGAATTATCACCTGCCACTGCCAGGTAAGCTCGTTACCTATTCCTTTGCAATTGATCAAAGCGCTAATTGGCCATATCATTCATTACTACAGCTATGTGACAAGCCTAAAGTCCGATAACATAGCTTTAACGTCACAAATCGCTACAGCAGCAGAACGTATTCAACACCTTGAAACAGCCATCTCAAACATGGAAAGAGGTTTACCTCCCCCTCCTGAGCGAGACCTCTACGAGGATCACAACGACCAATTCCTTCCCAGCTCATTATCAACTCAAGCGGATTTTGCAGCCATGTCAAAAACTATTCTATCAGTCAGATCAAACGAGCTTTCAAGTCCAGTTTTTGGTGGTCCGGTTTCCGTGAGTAATCCCAGCGCAAGGTCAGCAACAGCCACTCGAGCGCCGTTCGGAAACACCTTACCTACCGGACAAGAACAATTACCACCCTACGATGAAGCTTTGCAAGCCGTTGAGACCTTCTTCGTTATGAATGCGTTATCCTATCCTTTCTTGGACAGAGACGAGTTCTTAAGGGATATGGACGAACTCTATCGTCAAGATCAATCTGGAATTGGCCGAAGAGGAAGTATATTCAGCTCATCCGCCCAACAAACcaatgaagatgttgaaacTTGGGCTGGAAAAGAgtttatcttcttcatgGTTATTGCAATTGGAACCACCAACAGAGAAAGACTGGGAGAAGTCGATAAAGGCTCCTCAAGGGTATATAAGGAACGTGCATTCTCTAGCTTGCAAGCTGCAGTAGGAAAGGAAGATCTTGTGAGTTTGCCAATCAATATTTCTCTGGATCAAGTTTGGAAACTGACGATCGTATACGATCAGCTATGCGTCCAATCACTCATCCTCCTCGGCATTTATGCTATGTTCGACCCATCCGGTATCTCTCTCTGGCATGTGGTCGGGTTTGCAGCTCGGGTTGCGATTGCCCTTAACCTGCATCGAAGAGTCGATGACTCCACTCTACCCGCCAACGCTGTTGAGCAACGAAAGAGGGTCTTTTACTCCCTTTTCAATCTTGATCGATTGGTAGCTGTCACCTTGTCGAAAC is from Kwoniella pini CBS 10737 chromosome 1, complete sequence and encodes:
- a CDS encoding AMP deaminase, with protein sequence MTDSPDQFASASTDSPSAPSPLPIPSRYPHGDIDEDAPIHASPAFDYHQERRLLQQDEIWLSHHLPRLPPSTVSEAGSSTSKTTGIPEMSTSYRQGISPNQLTSDIRSTSPLNRTGRLATTMGTSPGEVDLGNRGGNLEKGGQGMSIALSSDQQEEEEKEEFSSRFQRQAQIDPHERQSSMLSPSGPEYGDLDPAPSIIHRQQRDKQEELDLEEESRERELDSALLGALNAGAKGDGIEARAARLAGVPPQEQPEQGIGSELEQLYASFARCLDLRDKYLELSNQRLGDNPKDHDGNFHGFTPRSSGDVMGLKAEVRQDTCEGPSAAENETLPTWNLYPPPPPPHWHWKPSQGSVLPEPTSSDGATTSKDKASTSESGIQQFKFEDCLIHEEDKEHEFHLNDEGVFSVYPADTPQPNVPATGAGNTEKVEFDIKGKTPLSRIPSLKEYFTDLDYLLGVCSDGPAKSFAFRRLKYLGSKWSLYCLLNEYQELADMKAVPHRDFYNVRKVDTHIHHSASMNQKHLLRFIKSKLKRNPNEIVIHRDGKDLTLKEVFESLNLTAYDLSIDTLDMHAHQEFHRFDRFNDRYNPTGSSRLREIFLKTDNLLKGKYLAELTQELIADLEQSKYQVSEWRLSIYGRNLQEWDKLAKWVINNKLVSHNVRWLIQVPRLYEVYKGSGLVNNFEDVVKNVFQPLFEVTKDPSSHPELHIFLQRVVGFDSVDDESKPERRLYRKFPTARMWDTNQSPPYSYWIYYMYANMASLNSWRRSRGFNTFVLRPHCGEAGDPDHLSSAFLTAHSISHGILLRKVPALQYLFYLKQIGLAMSPLSNNALFLTYERNPFKDYFKIGLNVSLSTDDPLQFHFTASHLLEEYSCAAQIYKLTPADMCELARNSVLQSGWEMQVKKHWIGQKWYMPGAAGNDIHKTNVPTIRLAYRHSTLLEELALIRHGQHSPSATPTHLKQASSGQLPVVPQPHSPKDSKRPGLTTHPSDVAAAAMSMTNSAVYGQGETHTIAPHLVGGVGALDERSKRRSMSQIKPGVGNGSVTPLSNDQVHQARR
- a CDS encoding T-complex protein 1, theta subunit; this encodes MSLKVPKAGGPDLFKAGYKHMSGLEEAVLRNIAAVGELSEIVRTSFGPNGRNKLIINHLGRLFVTSDAATIIREIEVAHPAAKLLVMASTAQEAEMGDATNLVLIFAGELLKRSEHLLTMGLHPSDVILGYEMALAKGREELETLISSTIPSSPLPTAETLSKAVATSLASKQPGCEDFLSDLVAEASLAVMPKNPKDFNVDSVRVVKVLGGGLEASRVVRGMVFGREPEGIVKNATKAKVAVYTCGLDISQTETKGTVLLKKADDLLNFSRGEEKQLEGYFKEIADSGVKLIIAGSGIGDLALHYLNRLNIAVIKVLSKFDLRRLCRVVGATPLARLGAPTPEEAGMVDVFETVEIGGDRVTVLRQEEGEKTRTATIVLRGATANYLDDLERSLDDGINTVRILLRDGRQVPGAGSSEIEVARRVAEYGGKTSGLAQHSIKRWAESLEVVPRTLAENAGLNAEDVVSSLYKSHTEGQSDAGVDIESETDGVVESTKAKGILDPFAAKDWAIKLATDAAISVLRVDSIIVAKQAGLAPPKQQGHWDDD